The proteins below come from a single Methanolobus chelungpuianus genomic window:
- a CDS encoding DUF1538 domain-containing protein, translating to MIQDFKETFREVLQAVLPLTAAVLLIMLVIGLNSGIFISFFTGTILVIAGMVLFLMGVKLGMLPIGESIGSELPKHNSLLFIVGVAFALSFIVTIAEPDVRVLSTMIDSVSENGISRNTLILSIALGVGFFVSVSMLRIVYGVPIKYLLTVGYLLVIILSFFTKPEYLAIAYDAGGVTTGPMTVPVILALGIGVVSVLGEKSELSEGFGLIGLASIGPIISIMLMGVF from the coding sequence ATGATACAGGACTTCAAGGAGACATTCAGGGAGGTATTGCAGGCTGTGCTGCCACTCACTGCAGCCGTGCTCCTGATTATGCTGGTCATTGGACTTAACTCCGGGATATTCATTTCCTTCTTCACAGGAACTATACTGGTAATTGCAGGCATGGTCCTTTTCCTGATGGGAGTGAAACTGGGTATGCTGCCTATCGGTGAGTCTATCGGCTCGGAACTGCCAAAACACAATTCGCTGCTATTCATTGTAGGAGTTGCCTTTGCGCTGTCGTTCATAGTTACCATCGCCGAACCTGATGTAAGAGTGCTGAGCACGATGATCGATTCGGTATCCGAGAATGGTATCTCCCGCAATACACTAATACTCTCCATCGCCCTTGGTGTGGGTTTCTTCGTATCGGTCTCCATGCTCAGGATAGTCTACGGAGTGCCTATAAAGTACCTGCTGACAGTGGGTTACCTGCTGGTCATAATTTTGTCCTTCTTCACAAAACCAGAGTACCTTGCCATAGCCTATGATGCCGGAGGTGTGACTACCGGTCCCATGACCGTGCCTGTGATCCTGGCGCTGGGCATAGGCGTAGTATCTGTGCTGGGAGAGAAATCGGAGCTTTCCGAAGGTTTCGGTCTTATAGGACTCGCATCCATAGGCCCGATAATAAGTATAATGTTGATGGGAGTGTTTTAA
- a CDS encoding DUF1538 domain-containing protein encodes MLDIFWEVLQALLPLVMFFIIFQLLYLKFPSSQLVKLALGISMTALGMILFLYGVYNGFFPVGTEIGNYFGTMEHKWIMIPVGFFLGFLATFAEPAVRVLCYQIEKSSSGYIRSKLMLYTLSLSVAVFVSIGMAKLVYGIPFLYIIVPGYLLAISLMWLSDKDFIAIAFDAGGVATGPMAVTFLMSMAVGVASAQDGRNAVTDGFGMIALIALAPIIFVMLLGVYIRYIGGKNDV; translated from the coding sequence TTGCTGGATATCTTTTGGGAGGTTCTGCAGGCATTACTGCCTCTTGTGATGTTTTTCATAATATTCCAATTACTTTACCTGAAATTCCCTTCCTCGCAGCTGGTGAAGCTAGCCCTGGGAATATCGATGACAGCCCTTGGGATGATATTGTTCCTTTATGGGGTGTATAACGGTTTCTTCCCTGTTGGAACGGAGATCGGGAACTATTTCGGGACAATGGAACATAAGTGGATAATGATACCTGTGGGCTTCTTCCTTGGTTTCCTTGCAACCTTTGCAGAGCCTGCAGTAAGGGTGCTGTGCTATCAGATAGAGAAATCTTCCAGCGGCTACATAAGATCTAAACTGATGCTTTACACGCTGTCCCTTAGTGTGGCGGTATTCGTTTCCATCGGGATGGCCAAACTTGTGTATGGGATCCCTTTCCTTTACATAATTGTACCCGGCTATCTTCTTGCTATATCGCTGATGTGGCTTTCGGATAAGGATTTCATAGCAATTGCCTTTGATGCGGGAGGAGTGGCTACAGGACCTATGGCTGTCACCTTTCTCATGTCCATGGCTGTCGGCGTGGCATCAGCCCAGGATGGCAGGAATGCTGTTACCGACGGTTTCGGGATGATAGCACTGATAGCGCTTGCACCCATCATCTTTGTAATGCTTTTAGGCGTATATATACGGTATATCGGAGGTAAGAATGATGTATGA
- a CDS encoding P-II family nitrogen regulator, with protein sequence MYDENDLVLIVTIVKKGWGDKVVKASKKAGARGGTIIFGRGTGVNENKSLLGMLIEPEKEVVFTIAEAISADNIIENISQDVGLDKPGQGLGFVVPLERVFGTAQILCDLHQHCESVTKEDKE encoded by the coding sequence ATGTATGATGAGAATGACTTGGTCCTGATAGTGACTATAGTGAAAAAGGGATGGGGCGATAAGGTAGTGAAAGCGTCCAAGAAGGCAGGTGCCAGGGGCGGTACGATAATATTCGGGCGCGGTACGGGAGTCAATGAGAATAAGAGCCTCCTTGGGATGCTGATCGAACCCGAGAAGGAGGTAGTGTTCACTATTGCAGAGGCTATAAGTGCTGACAATATAATAGAGAACATCAGCCAGGATGTGGGCCTCGATAAACCGGGACAGGGATTGGGGTTCGTGGTCCCTCTTGAAAGAGTGTTCGGGACAGCCCAGATCTTATGCGACCTGCACCAGCACTGTGAATCCGTCACTAAGGAAGATAAGGAATAG
- a CDS encoding cation:proton antiporter: protein MDLTLFTDIEIIFGLSIFILLLFHRLRLSPVLGFLVTGMVAGPHVLGIIRDVEQVEILAEIGIILLLFTIGVEMSIKELWDIKRFVLLGGGLQVIVTSVLVYYVALTMGYSSSTALFLGFLVSLSSTAIVLKLLQEKGEMYTPYGKISLGILIFQDIVIVPMILLTPILAGVPSTSGDSATSFLIKGLGIMLMVIVSARWVMPSLLFQIVKTRNRELFLVTIIFVVFGTAWLTSNAGLSLALGAFLAGLIISESEYSHQAIGNMMPFKDVFMSFFFVSIGMLMDVSFFLENIVILLALASVVIFLKSFAAGAVTFIMGYPLRTTLITGMALSQVGEFSFVLSSFGREYGLLDERLYQSFLAVSIVTMAATPFVMTSSHRISHNILKRTNNRILINGLSSRNTEPDKVDEEMHDHLIIIGYGFNGKTVSNAAKTAGIPYVIIETNPETVRTERQHGERIHYGDATHETVLDSANIKSARVLVVGISDFIATRTLINTAKRMNPDIYIIARTRYMNEIKALKSMGADEVIPEEYETSVEIFSRLLKKYLVPEEEIYRFTREIRANGYSMLRQHSMEGNENIFNLKDELPGVEVTSFKLRDDCSFHGKTLTELNLRKKYGITVLAIKRGKSMIANPTGDVELLSADTCIVLGKPEGLYQLRMLMDGNTSSEECPL from the coding sequence ATGGACCTGACATTATTCACTGACATTGAGATCATTTTCGGCTTATCGATCTTCATACTCCTGCTATTCCACAGGCTCAGGCTCTCGCCGGTCCTAGGCTTCCTTGTTACGGGAATGGTAGCCGGGCCTCATGTGCTTGGTATAATCCGTGATGTGGAGCAGGTAGAGATACTCGCGGAGATAGGAATAATCCTGTTGTTGTTCACGATAGGCGTCGAGATGTCCATCAAGGAACTCTGGGATATAAAACGATTCGTGCTGCTGGGAGGAGGACTGCAGGTCATAGTCACCTCAGTGCTTGTGTACTACGTCGCCCTTACCATGGGATACAGTTCCAGCACTGCGCTGTTTCTGGGATTCCTCGTATCGCTTAGCAGTACGGCCATTGTACTTAAGCTGCTTCAGGAAAAAGGGGAGATGTATACGCCCTATGGCAAGATATCCCTTGGGATACTCATATTCCAGGACATCGTTATCGTACCCATGATACTGCTGACCCCGATACTCGCAGGTGTCCCTTCCACATCGGGAGATAGTGCCACTTCTTTCCTGATAAAGGGGCTCGGCATTATGCTGATGGTCATTGTGAGTGCAAGATGGGTAATGCCTTCCCTGCTGTTCCAGATAGTCAAGACCCGGAACAGGGAACTGTTCCTTGTGACCATCATATTCGTCGTGTTCGGGACGGCATGGCTCACATCCAATGCCGGTCTCTCGCTCGCTCTGGGAGCTTTCCTGGCAGGCCTTATAATATCGGAATCCGAGTACAGCCATCAGGCCATCGGTAACATGATGCCCTTCAAGGATGTGTTCATGAGCTTCTTTTTCGTATCTATCGGCATGCTGATGGATGTAAGCTTCTTCCTGGAGAACATTGTCATCCTTCTTGCGCTGGCAAGTGTTGTCATATTCCTGAAATCATTTGCAGCCGGGGCTGTTACTTTCATAATGGGGTATCCACTGAGAACAACGCTCATTACAGGTATGGCACTCTCACAGGTGGGGGAGTTCTCCTTCGTGCTTTCCAGCTTCGGACGGGAATATGGCCTCCTCGATGAGAGACTTTACCAGAGCTTCCTTGCAGTCTCCATTGTCACTATGGCAGCCACTCCCTTTGTGATGACATCATCTCATCGCATATCACATAACATACTGAAGAGAACAAATAATAGGATACTCATCAACGGCCTCTCTTCAAGAAATACGGAACCGGATAAAGTAGATGAAGAGATGCATGACCACCTTATCATCATTGGTTACGGATTTAACGGCAAGACCGTGTCCAACGCTGCAAAGACGGCAGGCATACCCTATGTAATTATCGAGACAAATCCCGAGACAGTACGTACTGAGAGACAGCATGGGGAAAGGATACACTATGGTGATGCAACCCATGAGACTGTCCTTGATTCAGCGAATATTAAGTCTGCCAGGGTCCTGGTCGTGGGAATCTCTGACTTTATAGCCACCAGGACTCTTATCAATACTGCAAAGAGGATGAACCCTGATATCTACATAATCGCCAGGACACGGTACATGAACGAGATAAAGGCATTGAAGAGCATGGGTGCCGATGAAGTTATTCCAGAGGAGTACGAGACCTCAGTGGAGATATTCAGCCGCCTTCTTAAGAAATATCTTGTGCCGGAAGAAGAGATATACAGGTTCACCAGGGAAATAAGAGCAAACGGTTATTCCATGCTGCGCCAGCACTCAATGGAAGGTAATGAGAACATATTCAATCTGAAGGATGAACTCCCGGGAGTGGAAGTCACATCCTTTAAACTAAGGGATGACTGCAGTTTCCATGGAAAGACGCTGACGGAACTGAACCTGAGAAAGAAGTACGGGATAACTGTGCTGGCTATAAAGAGAGGGAAAAGCATGATAGCAAATCCCACAGGAGATGTAGAGTTGCTGTCTGCCGATACCTGTATAGTGCTCGGGAAGCCTGAAGGACTGTATCAGTTAAGAATGCTGATGGATGGGAATACATCTTCCGAAGAATGCCCTCTCTGA
- a CDS encoding cupin domain-containing protein, whose protein sequence is MFSRHDENSYIEVLPGIRMKTTVHGDRTLMTEFAMKKGSILPEHDHPHEQTGYLISGHICLSIGNETFEVNAGDSWNIPGKVPHSARIVEDSVAIEVFSPRREEYIQKRE, encoded by the coding sequence ATGTTCAGCAGGCATGATGAAAACAGCTATATTGAAGTCCTTCCCGGCATCCGGATGAAAACCACGGTTCATGGTGACAGGACCCTGATGACCGAGTTTGCCATGAAGAAAGGAAGCATACTTCCCGAGCATGACCACCCGCATGAGCAGACCGGATATCTCATTTCAGGACATATATGCCTGTCAATCGGTAACGAGACGTTTGAAGTGAATGCAGGCGATTCATGGAACATTCCCGGCAAAGTCCCTCACAGCGCCCGGATAGTCGAGGACTCTGTTGCAATTGAAGTGTTCTCTCCGCGCAGAGAGGAATACATACAAAAAAGAGAATAA
- a CDS encoding DUF1328 domain-containing protein, with product MALIELAVIFLILAIVAYILGARGVAGFSMEIAKWLVIIFIILAIVSFFL from the coding sequence ATGGCTTTGATAGAATTAGCTGTTATATTCCTGATATTGGCAATCGTTGCCTATATATTGGGAGCGAGGGGAGTTGCTGGATTTTCCATGGAGATTGCAAAGTGGCTTGTGATAATCTTCATAATACTGGCAATAGTAAGTTTCTTCCTGTAA
- a CDS encoding DUF1638 domain-containing protein, which yields MTVLSFIACRMFEDEITHIIESDPCIRKVVIVDNEDCSGLAGKLEAAGCNYDLLLLPALPARSEDGGEDGLTLVVYMLELALHAVPANLKKVVYEKVEELSGHSDGILLFYGLCGNVLGKVEQDFSSSPCVVRILKEDNGTVVDDCIGAVLGGRAAYLAKLTGSRGIGTFFMTPMWAAHWREMVVSAGLTQNPDDIKMSKFVFDYAGYKNVARMDTGLYYEKDFNAMVEEFARLFEFNIIEMTASPALIKECYRKLCADVIH from the coding sequence ATGACAGTACTGAGTTTCATTGCCTGCAGGATGTTCGAGGATGAGATCACCCACATTATCGAAAGTGACCCCTGTATCCGGAAAGTCGTCATTGTGGATAACGAGGACTGCTCCGGACTTGCAGGCAAGCTTGAAGCTGCCGGTTGTAATTATGATCTGCTTCTACTCCCGGCCCTTCCTGCCAGGTCTGAAGATGGCGGTGAGGACGGGCTGACCCTGGTCGTATACATGCTGGAGCTGGCTCTGCATGCTGTTCCTGCCAACCTGAAAAAGGTTGTATATGAAAAGGTCGAAGAGTTGTCAGGACATTCGGACGGGATCCTTCTTTTTTATGGTCTCTGTGGCAATGTCCTCGGAAAGGTGGAACAGGACTTCAGCTCAAGTCCTTGTGTTGTCCGCATACTGAAAGAGGATAACGGCACAGTTGTGGACGATTGCATAGGTGCCGTGCTTGGCGGCAGGGCCGCATATCTTGCCAAACTGACCGGCTCCAGGGGAATAGGCACTTTCTTCATGACCCCCATGTGGGCAGCGCACTGGCGTGAGATGGTGGTATCGGCGGGCCTGACCCAGAACCCTGATGATATAAAGATGTCCAAGTTCGTCTTCGACTATGCCGGATACAAGAACGTTGCCAGGATGGATACAGGACTGTACTATGAAAAAGACTTCAATGCAATGGTGGAGGAGTTCGCACGTCTTTTCGAATTCAACATCATTGAGATGACTGCAAGCCCTGCGCTGATAAAGGAATGTTACAGGAAACTATGTGCTGATGTCATACACTGA
- a CDS encoding ABC transporter permease, translating into MTAVDISLAGMVFCFLLLLIPIIVSYHLKLRLTGPTIESTLRMTVQLVFVGFFLTFVFELNSSLLNILWVMIMAAVASYTVLRSVQLKYGSLILPLIISFAVTNIGILLYFNGLVIGLNDLFEARYFIPVAGMVVGNSLRASIVGISDFCDQIQRNENRYLFSLSHGAEKHEALKPYLRKSLRNALRPTLANMATVGIVFLPGMMTGQIIGGSSPLIAIEYQIAIMVAIYVTTLVNVLLGILIMMHRGFDDYGIFRKDMLKVE; encoded by the coding sequence ATGACTGCAGTTGACATATCCCTCGCGGGAATGGTCTTCTGTTTTCTCCTGTTGCTGATCCCCATCATCGTCAGCTATCACCTGAAACTCAGGCTCACAGGCCCTACCATTGAGAGCACCCTCAGGATGACCGTCCAGCTTGTCTTTGTGGGATTCTTCCTCACATTTGTCTTTGAGCTCAACAGTTCTTTGCTTAACATCCTCTGGGTAATGATCATGGCGGCTGTTGCATCCTATACGGTCCTCAGGAGCGTGCAGCTCAAGTATGGCTCCCTGATCCTGCCGCTTATTATCTCTTTTGCGGTCACGAACATAGGGATCCTCCTCTATTTCAATGGGCTTGTGATCGGTCTGAACGATCTCTTTGAGGCACGTTACTTCATCCCTGTGGCAGGGATGGTCGTAGGCAATTCCCTCCGGGCCAGCATCGTAGGGATAAGTGATTTTTGTGACCAGATACAGAGGAACGAGAATCGCTACCTTTTCAGCCTGTCCCATGGTGCTGAAAAGCATGAGGCGCTCAAACCGTACCTGAGAAAGAGCCTGAGGAATGCGCTTCGGCCAACCCTCGCAAACATGGCAACAGTAGGCATCGTTTTCCTTCCCGGGATGATGACAGGTCAGATAATAGGTGGCTCAAGCCCATTGATCGCCATTGAGTACCAGATCGCTATCATGGTCGCGATCTACGTGACCACATTGGTGAACGTACTCCTCGGTATCCTTATTATGATGCACCGGGGTTTTGACGATTACGGCATTTTCAGGAAGGACATGCTCAAAGTTGAATGA
- a CDS encoding ABC transporter ATP-binding protein, translating into MEELIRMEKVCVTAGDRSILSGFDMSLCRGEKVLIKGRSGIGKTTLFRLLMGFRKPSSGAIYFDGRPLDAGLAWDIRKRIAHISQDSDIGEGRVKEMLDEVFSYNENKGKLDPDRLRLLMSELSLREDVLDKRFENLSGGEKQRIAIIISLLTRKDIFLLDEITSDLDAGLKKKVVDMFVSDPSRTVLVISHDSEWEREGVRVIDLERMQEGVNDCS; encoded by the coding sequence ATGGAAGAACTGATAAGGATGGAAAAGGTCTGTGTCACTGCGGGAGACAGGAGTATCCTTTCGGGTTTTGACATGTCTCTTTGCAGAGGGGAAAAAGTGCTCATTAAAGGGCGCTCGGGCATTGGCAAGACAACCCTTTTCAGGCTTCTGATGGGTTTCAGGAAACCTTCTTCGGGTGCTATCTATTTCGACGGCCGTCCGCTTGATGCAGGGCTTGCGTGGGACATCAGGAAGAGGATAGCACACATCTCCCAGGACAGTGATATAGGGGAAGGGAGGGTGAAGGAAATGCTGGATGAGGTGTTTTCCTATAATGAGAACAAAGGGAAGCTCGATCCGGATAGACTGCGCCTTTTGATGTCGGAACTTTCCCTGCGGGAAGATGTCCTTGATAAGAGGTTCGAGAACCTGTCAGGCGGAGAGAAGCAACGCATAGCGATCATCATATCCCTGCTCACACGGAAGGACATCTTCCTGCTGGACGAGATAACATCCGACCTTGACGCCGGGCTGAAGAAAAAGGTAGTGGATATGTTTGTCAGTGATCCTTCCCGGACAGTTCTTGTAATATCCCACGACTCCGAATGGGAGCGTGAAGGTGTAAGGGTCATCGACCTTGAAAGGATGCAGGAGGGTGTCAATGACTGCAGTTGA
- a CDS encoding peroxiredoxin, which translates to MTNITISEGQSAPSFCLPDHAGNTVCLEDFRGKWLVLYFYPRDNTAGCTREAHEFSSLKDDFAAEDASILGVSKDGVKSHQNFIRKQELTITLLSDEDTGVHRQYGVWRTKKNYGREYMGTVRSTFLIDPEGVVVKVWDNVRTAEHAGEVLIQLKKIKESKFLAEPVFK; encoded by the coding sequence ATGACAAACATCACAATATCCGAAGGCCAGTCCGCTCCCTCTTTCTGCCTCCCCGACCACGCCGGCAACACCGTGTGCCTGGAAGACTTCCGCGGCAAGTGGCTGGTCCTATATTTCTACCCCCGCGACAATACAGCCGGCTGCACCCGCGAGGCCCATGAGTTCTCCTCCCTGAAAGACGATTTTGCTGCCGAGGATGCCTCGATCCTGGGAGTCAGCAAGGACGGTGTGAAGTCGCACCAGAACTTCATCCGGAAACAGGAACTCACAATAACACTGCTCTCAGACGAGGACACCGGCGTACACCGGCAGTACGGCGTCTGGAGAACAAAGAAGAATTATGGCAGGGAGTATATGGGCACCGTGAGGAGTACTTTCCTGATCGACCCTGAAGGCGTGGTGGTGAAGGTGTGGGATAATGTGAGGACGGCGGAGCACGCGGGAGAGGTGCTTATTCAATTGAAGAAGATAAAGGAAAGTAAATTCCTGGCCGAGCCAGTATTTAAATAG
- a CDS encoding V-type ATP synthase subunit D, producing the protein MGVKDVKPTRSELIELKKKIKLSQSGHKLLKMKRDGLILEFFEILGKAKDVRTELDAAYEVASRRIAIAEAVDGVITVKSTSFALQGKPEIELESRNIMGVVVPKIESSSVHKALDERGYGIVGTSSYTDEAADSYEILVEKIILAAEIETTMKKLLDDIEKTKRRVNALEFKVIPELQEAMNFIRLRLEEMERENTFRLKRIKG; encoded by the coding sequence ATGGGCGTAAAAGATGTGAAACCAACCCGGTCCGAACTTATCGAGCTCAAGAAGAAGATCAAGCTCTCACAGAGCGGCCACAAGCTGCTCAAGATGAAGAGGGACGGACTTATCCTTGAGTTCTTCGAGATACTCGGCAAGGCCAAGGACGTCAGGACCGAGCTGGATGCCGCCTATGAAGTAGCTTCCCGCAGGATAGCCATCGCAGAAGCTGTTGACGGTGTGATCACCGTCAAATCCACCTCCTTTGCCCTTCAGGGCAAGCCGGAGATCGAGCTGGAAAGCCGCAATATCATGGGTGTCGTCGTTCCCAAGATCGAGTCATCCAGTGTCCACAAAGCACTCGATGAGCGTGGATACGGTATCGTCGGTACCAGTTCCTATACGGATGAGGCAGCAGATTCATACGAGATCCTTGTTGAGAAGATCATCCTTGCAGCGGAGATCGAGACCACCATGAAGAAGCTTCTCGATGATATCGAGAAGACAAAGAGGCGTGTCAACGCTCTCGAGTTCAAGGTGATCCCCGAGCTCCAAGAAGCAATGAACTTCATCAGGCTCCGTCTCGAGGAGATGGAAAGGGAAAACACCTTCAGGCTGAAGAGGATCAAAGGATAA
- a CDS encoding ATP synthase subunit B has product MTKEYKTITEISGPLVFLEKTEPVGYNELVTINLPDGTTKRGQVLDTSADMVAVQVFEGTGGLNEESGVVFTGETIKLPVSKDMLGRILSGSGEPLDGGPRIIPEDRVDVNGASMNPYSRMPPEEFIQTGISTIDGTNTLVRGQKLPIFSGSGLPHNEIALQIARQAKVPGSTEDFAVVFAAMGITSEEAQYFMEDFEKTGALERAVVFLNLADDPAVERLITPRMALTAAEYLAYEHDMHVLVILTDITNYCEALRQMGAAREEVPGRRGYPGYMYTDLASLYERAGVIKGRKGSVTQFSILTMPGDDITHPIPDLSGYITEGQIVVSRELHRKGIYPPINVLPSLSRLMNSGIGAGKTRDDHKAVSDQMYAAYAEGRDLRGLVAIVGKEALSERDQKILEFADLFEDRFVRQGRDEDRTIEDTLNVSWSILAELPEALLTRVDNKYIQKYHPAHKSK; this is encoded by the coding sequence ATGACCAAGGAATATAAGACAATCACAGAGATCTCAGGACCACTGGTCTTCCTTGAGAAGACCGAACCTGTAGGTTACAATGAACTGGTTACTATCAACCTTCCGGACGGGACCACCAAAAGAGGACAGGTCCTTGATACTTCCGCTGACATGGTAGCAGTCCAGGTATTCGAAGGTACCGGCGGACTCAACGAGGAATCCGGTGTAGTCTTCACAGGCGAGACCATCAAGCTCCCGGTTTCCAAGGACATGCTCGGCCGTATCCTTTCCGGATCCGGTGAGCCACTGGACGGCGGACCGCGCATCATCCCAGAGGACAGGGTAGACGTTAACGGTGCATCAATGAACCCTTATTCAAGGATGCCACCTGAGGAGTTCATCCAGACAGGCATCTCAACCATCGACGGTACCAACACCCTTGTACGTGGCCAGAAGCTGCCTATCTTCTCCGGATCAGGCCTCCCCCACAACGAGATCGCACTGCAGATCGCACGTCAGGCAAAGGTTCCCGGCTCCACCGAGGACTTCGCGGTAGTGTTCGCTGCAATGGGTATCACCAGTGAGGAAGCACAGTACTTCATGGAGGACTTCGAGAAGACCGGTGCACTTGAGAGAGCAGTGGTGTTCCTCAACCTCGCAGACGACCCTGCAGTCGAGCGTCTCATCACACCAAGGATGGCACTCACCGCAGCCGAGTACCTTGCATACGAGCATGACATGCACGTACTGGTCATCCTTACCGATATCACCAACTACTGTGAGGCACTGCGTCAGATGGGTGCGGCCCGTGAAGAGGTTCCCGGAAGGCGTGGTTACCCTGGTTACATGTACACCGACCTTGCATCGCTCTACGAGCGCGCAGGTGTCATCAAGGGTAGGAAGGGGTCAGTCACACAGTTCTCGATCCTTACCATGCCCGGTGACGATATCACCCACCCGATCCCTGACCTGTCAGGTTACATTACCGAAGGACAGATCGTGGTCTCAAGGGAACTGCACAGAAAGGGTATCTATCCACCTATCAACGTGCTGCCTTCACTCTCCCGTCTGATGAACTCAGGCATTGGTGCAGGCAAGACCAGGGATGACCACAAGGCAGTCTCTGACCAGATGTATGCAGCCTACGCAGAAGGCCGTGACCTCAGGGGTCTCGTTGCCATCGTAGGTAAGGAAGCTCTCTCCGAGAGGGACCAGAAGATCCTTGAGTTCGCGGACCTCTTTGAGGACAGGTTCGTTCGCCAGGGAAGGGATGAGGACAGGACTATCGAGGATACCCTGAACGTCTCCTGGAGCATCCTTGCAGAACTTCCGGAAGCCCTGCTCACAAGAGTGGACAACAAGTACATCCAGAAGTACCACCCCGCTCACAAGAGCAAGTAA